The Chamaesiphon minutus PCC 6605 DNA window TTGTTGTGGGGAAATCTCGTACCTGCGGCACAGGCGATGGGAGGTAAATTACCAACAATAAATCAACCCGCACCAACATTTACATTGCCAACCAATACTGGCGCAGGCAAAGTCGCCTTGAGTGACTATGCTGGCAAGTGGCTAGTTTTATATTTTTACCCGAAAGATTTCACATCCGGTTGTACGTTAGAAGCGCGGAAATTTCAACAAGATTTGCCAAAATATCAGCAACATCAAACAGAAATTGTGGGCGTAAGTGCTGATTCGATCGATTCTCATGCCGAATTTTGCGATTCGGAAGGGTTAAAGTTTCCGCTTCTAGCCGATACCGACGGCCAAGTTAGCAAAGCCTACGGTTCGTGGATGGGCATTTATTCGATGCGGCACAGTTTTATTATCGATCCTCAAGGAATCTTGCGTGCGACTTTTACAGACGTCAATCCGATCGCGCATAGTCGGGAAGTATTAACCGAACTCGATCGACTTCAAGCCGCCAAAACATAAGTTTTTAATTGCCAATTCACTCTAACCAAAATTGTCAATCGACCGTAAAACTGGATTGGGTTTAGACAGAACAATCTTTATTTTCTTTCCCCACTCCCCGCTTTCCGAACTAACAACACACTGCATATTGCTAGCAAGTGCTGTAAAGAGTTATGTTCGCCGTAGCACTAAGAACTCATCTGCGACAAATAGCCGAAGTTGCTGCCAAAACCCGACCTAAATTCAGCCTTACGTCTGGAACGCTGTGGGAAGCAGCCAAATGCCCCTAGCAGATCGATCGCCTGACAGGTTACGATCGAATGCAGCAAAATATATATAAAATTTTATTAGTATCTGGCGATAAATAAGCCCGTACATAGCTTTAGCATGTGCGGGTCTAAAGCTGTAGCCAAGCTACAGTCAATCTATAACTAATATTCACAATCTTTAGATAGATCGATAGCAGATTTCCTGAGATACTTTAATACTAACTGGCAAGGAGCGTAATTTTTATGGGAAGGATTTTTATCTGTGCGATTTATGGTGGCTATGAAGGAGCGGCTAACGATCCAGAAACAAGTGGAACCGCGCCTAATGAAGCCAGAGAAATGGTCTTTCTCCGCGATTTAATCGTCCCAGAATTGCGCAATCGCAACTTTGAAGTCGTCGCCGTACCTGATTTCGAGCGTCCTGCACTGAGTATTGACTGGATCGATAGACGTGCCAAACCTGGTGATATTGCCTTAGGCATTCATGCCGATGCTTACGCTCATTCTCAAACCACCGGAGTGAGTACTTTTTATATTGCTAAAAACGGCGAACGTAAAAATCACGCCCAGATGCTATTGCTTGCTTTCTCCAGTCGCGTTCCCGATTTACCCAGTCGCGGTGCCAAACCCGATACAGTAACGGGTACGGGTAGTTTGGCTTTTTGTCGGCGATTGTCGATTCCATCGCTGTTGATGGAAATTGGCTTTAAAATCGATACTGAAGACCGCGAACGAACCAAAGCGTACCGCCGGGAAATCGCACTGGGAATTTCTGATGGCTTGGTTACCTGGAGTCGCGACGTGCAAATGCAAGCTACCAGCAACGATCGCACCGTACCCGTCCATCTTAAGGTTAATAACGAACCCTATCCCGAATGGGGGATCTCGATCGATGGTAACGTGTTTATCCCGATCGATCTAGCCGATAGATTGGGTGTCAATCTCGCGCTCAATCCGCAGATGCGCCGGATTCGCTATCGCGGCATCGTCTATCTTAAAGCGATCGAATTGCGAGATCTAAATATCTCGATCGTTTCCGAAATTGGGCGCACTTACAATATCCGTTCCCAACATTCTTTTAATGCTGATGAATTCGATCGAATTATGCGTGCGGGTCACACTACCGCGACTCATCTGAACGATTTCATCGCCGCGAATAATCCAGAAGCTCTAGTTGAGTTTCCCAAGCTTGCCGAAACATATGTCGAAGAAGCCAAAGCCGAAGGGGTAAATTACGATCTAGCCTTCGCGCAAATGTGCTTAGAAACCCGCTTTCTGACCTTTGGCGGTGCGATATTGCCAGAATTTAATAATTTTGCCAGTTTGGGTGACAGGCAGGCTGAATGGGCAAAATTCACCAATTTACGATTGGGTGTCCGCGCTCATATTCAACAACTCAAAGCTTATGCCAGCAATGATTTATTAGTGCAAGAATGTGTCGCACCTAGATTTGAATTAGTCAAACGAGGAGTTGCCCCGACGATGCGACAGTTAAACGGTCGTTGGTCGGCAGACGGGCAATATACAATTAAAATCGCCGCCATCCTCCGACGATTGTATGAAACCGCTGGGATTTTTTAGATTTAAACAATTGCTAATTAACTTAATTTGCTAGTTACTTGTGTGTAGAGGGTAGAGGGTCGGGGTAAAAATACTCGCCTTTTTCCCGATCTTGACTCTCGACTCTCTAGTCCTTAATTTCCCCAATAACTTATAACTAGCAACTGAGGTTGAATAGCTAAGATTGCCAACGCTCGGTAGGCAAACAGTAATCGATTGAGGTTGGGTAAATACTACTTCACTGGGACGATCCAACCGGGATTTTTTAGCTGTAGAATTGAAGTAAGCGAGTGCGGTATCGAGCTGCTGGCAACGAACAGCGGTACATCTGTTTGCCGTAGTCTGGTTGTCACAACCGTTTAACCATCGGCACGGTTAAAACCTCGATCGAACCTGTCCTTGTCACCCCAATCGCGCTTAAATTATCGATATTACTAGATACATGCAACAAACTTAACAATAGTGCGTCATTGATGACTAGCTAAACTTTTAAGATGTGTTTACTCCGGCGTCATCCGAGCGACTAAAAGTTCGGCACCGAGGCCAGTTAGCTGAGACTGCTACAAGAATTGTATAGGCGTGATTTGTATGTCAGAAAACCAAGAAAAATTACCCATTCAAGATCGTTCTCCAGACCAAGCTCCACTTGACAATCGGATCGCGCCAGCTAAAAGTACTGCTGTCAATAGATTGCGTCAAGGTAGTAAATATGTCTCGTTATTGTTGTTAAGTACCGTTGCTAGTTGTTCGTTCGGCTACCTAGCTGCGAAAGAACAATTACCCACGAGCATCGAATCACCAGCAGTAGCTAACTCACCTGTAGCCAGTAGCGGCAGCATCTTAGCTACGGCAAACAATAGTTTTATCACTCAGGTTGTCGATAAAGCAGGCCCTGCTGTAGTCAGAATCAATGCTTCGACTACCGTTAATACGCGTTCGGCAACAGATGGTAGCGACGATCCCCTATTCCGGCGATTTTTTGGTAATGGCTCCACTTCGCCAAATCGATCGACCGAGCGAGAAATCAGACAAGGCACGGGTTCGGGCTTTGTAATCGACAATAATGGGCGCATTATTACTAACGCACACGTTGTCTCTGGCGCATCGAGAGTAACCGTCACTCTCAGAGACGGACGCACGATCCCTGGCAGAGTCAGAGGACTCGATCTAGTCACCGATGTGGCAGTAATCGAAGTTGACCAAAAGAATCTGCCGAGTATCCCATTAGGTAACTCCGATCTTATTAAATCGGGCGAATGGGCGATCGCGATCGGTAATCCCCTTGGCTTGGATAATACTGTTACGGCAGGAATTATCAGCGGTACCGGGCGGACTAGTGCCGAAATTGGCGCGCGAGACAAGCGAGTCAACTATATTCAAACTGATGCGGCGATCAACCCTGGTAACTCTGGTGGACCGTTGCTCAATGCCGCAGGGCAAGTCATTGGCGTAAATACTGCCATCCTGCGCGGTACCCAAGGCTTGGGATTTGCGATCCCCATCAATACTGCCCAACGGATTGCCAGCCAACTGATTGCCAATGGCAAAGTCGAACATCCCTTCTTGGGCATCCAGATGATCGATCTGAATGCTCAGCTCAAAGAAGACATTAATAGCGATCCCAATGCCAATATCAAGCTCGATGTCGAGCAAGGATCGTTAATCGCACGAGTCGTTCGCAACTCGCCCGCAGCATCAGCCGGAATCCGATCTGGGGACGTCATTCAAAGTGTCAATGGCAAACCCGTCCAAAATTCTAATCAGGTGCAACAAGCGATCGAAAAGACGAAGATCGGTAGTAGCTTCCCCGTTCAAGTGCGTCGGAACGGACAGACTATTACACTAAATGTTACCCCTGTCGCCGCACCGCCAATTACCTCAGCACAAGAATAACCTCATTGCTAGAAATCTATATTTTTAGAAGCAGCGCACTTCAAGGTTAACTTGGAGTGCGTCTTGCTGCTAGAAGAGGGTAAACATTAGGCTTGCGCTTTCAATAAAGTCTACAATCTAAAATCAATTGACAATATACTTTTATAGCGATCGAGAGCAGCCATATGGTTGCTTTTCAAACTTTTCCAGACATGGCTTTGTCATGGACAAATTGTGGTGGACTACCACAGAACACTACTTCCAGGCCCAAAAATTTATCGGTACGCCCTACCTCGAACAAATTCGATCGGTTAATACGCCTAAAGATGCTGCCATCATCGGCAGAAAACGGAGTTTGCCCCTGCGCAGTGATTGGGAACAAGTTAAAGATGAAATTATGTACAGGGCGGTATTGTGTAAATTTCAAATTCACTTAGACATTCGCGAAATTCTACTCGCAACTGGCGACGAACCGATTGTTGAAAATGCCCCCAATGACTACTATTGGGGCTGCGGCAAAGACGGCACGGGTAAAAATCAACTCGGCTTGACTTTAATGCGAGTCAGAGCGATGTTAAGTATCTAGTAGTCTACGGCGTAAATAAGGTTACTATTTTGCGGGGAGCGGCGGCTCGCGTATCTGCTAAGGCAGAGGCTATGCCTACGGCAGGCTCCGCCAACGCCAACGTCGGCATAGCCGACGGTTTAGCGAGACGAGACAAGACAAGACAGGGAGCGGGGAAAGAAATGGTTGGTTAATTGCTGCCGCATAGTACTAGGCATAATTAAATCTAAGATATCGCGGAGGGTGGGCACTGCCCACCAGCTAGATTTCAGACAGTATCTATCTAATAAATAATTGCATTTGCCCACTTACTAATCGCTCGTCGCTCGTCGCTCTTAGAGCGGGTAACTCCCAACAAATAAGTTTCAGAAATTATCTATTTAATAAGTATGTTTACCTGCCTACTCAATCGATCGGCGATCGCCGATAATTGATACTTAATAAGTGAAAGCCTAAAATCTAAAATCTAACCCCCTAGTTTAATGATTAAATCTTGGCTGGTAATTGGCGTCGTTGCGATCTTAGTAGCATTCGGGCTGGGACGATTGAATACACCCGAAGGTTATCGCTGGTTCAATCGCCAGCGTCGCCCGCACTGGCTGACATTTGAGGGCTTAATTCCCGTAATTTGGACGGTAATTCTGATTTGTGGCGTTTGGTCGGCATACAATGCTTGGGAAGCCGCCGCCAGCCCACCGTGGGGACTGATGGCACTATATCTGCTCCTAGAGGTGGCAATTATGCTCTACACGCCCTCAATGTTTTGGTTTAAGAATCTTAGAGCGGGCACGATCGTGGGTGCCGCAGGTTGGGTGCTAGGGGTCATTCTGGCCATACTAGTCTACCCCGTCTCTACGATGGCTACCGTTCTCTTAATTCCCTACTTGCTCTGGAGTCCGATCGGTACTTATGTTACCTGGGTAATGGAAGGGTTAAACTGATTTGAGAGTTGAAACTTTGGCTCCGCTTTTCTATCCCGTACCCCCTATCCCCTAGTACAATAGCGATCGAAACAAATCTACACATAGGAGAGGATAGAGATCGTGGGCGAACAGTTATCACAATTATTAGAACCGATCGCGAGTCAATTTCGCGCGCTCTCACTCCCAGAACCGCTCACCCACTGGGGGCATCCATTCTTTATGAGCATCGTTATGTTTGCAATGGGTGGGTATGGTGCCTACGCTGGCTGGAAAGGCAGAATATTAACAGCTAGCGAGCCGCAAGCCGCGATCGAAAGTAAGACCGAGCATCGGAAAATTATGCCAGTCATGTTCGCATTTATGGCGATCGGTGCGACTGGCGGGGTCTTGTCTTTAGTCATTCAAAAACATGCCGTCATGTCCAGTCCTCACTTCTGGACGGCAACTGTGCTGTTAACTTTTCTGACAGTTAATGCCCTAATTGCTGGAACTGGATTCGGCGATAATAAGCCCGAATTTCGGAAGTTTCACGCGTATTTTGGCAGCACGATCCTAATACTCATGGTCGTTCATGCTTTGATGGGCTTGAAATTAGGCTTGTCGATTTAACTGGTTCATAACAAACAAAGGAGGTAGTGGCAATTGATGAATTGCCACTACCTCCGTTATTTTCGGCTCCATCTGTTTAAATCTAGATGACTACAGTGCGATCGCTCGATTTAAAGTTGCAATTAAGATCGGTGTTTCGATCGGATTTAAGAATTACTGTTTTCCGCAGCTAGAGAGTGCAAAAAGACTTTTTGAGCTAGTTCCAGCAACGCTTGTGAGTTCGCAGTTTCAATCGTTTGGATGGCATCTTCGTCAGAAGAACCATTCAAAATTAGATAAGCAGCGAGCATCGTGCCCGTTCGATGCAAGCCACCCGTGCAATGGACGGCAGTGCCCACACCTTGACGATGATATCGAGCGACAAAATCGATTAATTCTGCGACTTGCGATCGACTGGGCGAACTAGCAATCTGAATCGGCAGCCATAAGTAAGGAATATTTTCCCGATCGTACAACTCCAGGTTAGATTTGTCGTGCATTACTGAGACGATCGCCCCAATTCCCGACGCTTGTAATTCCCGTAATTCGGCTGCTGTTGGCTTCCGAACACCTGCTAGTTTGCCAGGAATTACCCACCATAAGTTCTTCACGATCGGCTCTGTTGATTGCTGCTCCATTGGTTTTAACTGCTGTCTGATGACAGGATGAGCGATCGAATGAATGTCTAAAAACTTAACTCGTTGGCGTAGCCTCTGTGCAAGAGAATCGCCCTAGATCTCTAAATTAAGTTAATAACTAATAAGCTGGTTTCTTGGGGAGTAAATCTGAAATTTTAGAGTCAATTCTGGCTTTGCCAGAAAATACCGTACCTGTTTTACCGCGATTGAAGTTAACATAATTAATATCTCTAACTGCATTCGGCAGAGGAACATATCCTACAGAATCAGCCACTCTAGAGACTCGATTGATATATAGTGTTACAAATTTAGCTAGTAACTGTCTATTGGAACTAGAACGCAGATTGACATAAATAAATAGCGGTCTAGAAAGTGGTCGATATTGGTTTTTCTCTACAGTTTGGGTTGATGGTAAGATTGCACCTTTACCGTTATCGACTGCTAATAGTTTTAACTTACTTTGGTTTTCTTGGTAGTAAGCATAACCAAAATAACCCAAAGCATTTGGATCTTTACTAATTCCTTCTACCAAGGCTTCGTCATCTTCACTAGGGGTATAGTCTTTGCGGCTAGATTTCGATTTCCCTACGATTGCTTCGGTAAAATAATCGAAAGTACCAGACTTGTCACCCGCGCCAAATAGCTTCAAAGGTCGATCGGGCCAAGAGGGACGCACTTGGTTCCAGCGCATAATTTTACCCTGCGCTGCAGGCTCCCAGAGCTTTTTCAGCTCGGCGACAGTAATATCTTTTGCCCAATCATTTTGGGGATTGATGGCGATCGTCAGTGCATCAAAAGCAATCGGAAACTCCATGTATCTCACCCCATTTTTCTTGCAAGTTTCCATCTCTGCTAGCAAAATTGGTCGAGAAGCATTACTAATATCTGTTTTACCATTACAGAATTTTTCAAACCCGCCTGTCGTACCAGAAACTTTAACTTCAACCTGCCCCTTATTGCTGGGATCTGCTTGAAACAGCTTGACGATCGCCTGAGTAATCGGATACACCGTACTCGAACCATCAATCCTAATTGCTGGTGTCGTGGTTTTTCCGGCATCTCCCGCAGTCCCTTGTGCCATTTGGTGTTGGGCTGATGTATTTGCTGTGGCGAGCGAACTGACTACCAGAACTATGGTGCCTAATACTACTAGAAATCTATTCACTGTTGCGTTCATTATATTCGGTTCCTTGTCGATTCTCAAATATATATGTTTGTCATTTGTCAAAAATCAATCACCGTCGCCAGCCTTCCAAGCGATCGCCTTACTGGGCTGCGGATCGGGTAACTTCAGCGTCACCAATGCTGCTGAAAGTACAAAGAATGCTGATGTCCACAGGCAACCCACCAGCCCATAAAACTGATAAACTAGCCCCGATAATACCGTCCCTGCTAACCGACCGCCAGAGTTTGCCATGTAGTAAAAGCCAACATTCAACGCCACCTTGTCATCGTCGGTAAATGCTAATACCAAGTAGGAGTGAACAGCCGAGTTAAAGGCAAATACCACACCAAAAATACACAGTCCGCCAACAATGGCAAGATTCGGCGGGACATTTAATTGGAGCGCAATCGCGATCGCGACTGGCACTCCAACTAGCGTAAATGTCCAAAATTGAATCGTCTTCGAGCCAGGTGGCTGGCCCGATCCAAACCGTTTCAATAGGGCTGGTGCCGAAAATTGAATGATGCCGTAACCAATTACCCAACAAGCCAAGAAACCGCCTACTTGAGCGAAAGACCAGCCTAACTGTCCCCGCAAAAAGACTGGCAAACCCACCACAAACCAGACATCTCTGGAGCCAAACAAAAAGAATCGGGCAGCCGAGAGAATATTGATTTCACGGCTCTTGGAGAAGAGTTGGCTAAATTTAACCTTTTTCTTGATTTTGCCTATCCCTTTGGGCAGCAATAGCCCAGAGAACATGATTACAGCAAGTCCACCTGCCATAATCCACAAGGCATGAATAAAACCAACCGCAGTCAGTAAGGCACCACCAACAAAGAAACCAGCCCCCTTGAGCGCGTTCTTGGAACCCGTCAGCACTGCCACCCATTTGAACAGCGATGACTGAGCATCTTGAGGTACTACCAACCGAATTGCGCTCTTCGAACTCATCTTAGTCAAGTCTTTAGCAATCCCCGAAAATGCTTGAGCAACCATCACATACGGGACGGCAATCCATAGCGACCAGCTTGGATTGAGGAAAGATAGAATGACCAGCGAAATTACCTGTAGTCCGATCCCTGTATACAGCGTCACTTTCAGGCCAAACTGAGAGCCAATCCAACCGCCCAAAAAGTTGGTAACTACACCGAAGACTTCGTAGAACAGAAACAAAGAAGCTATTTGAATTGGGGTATAGCCAATGTTATAAAAGTAGAGCAGCACCAGCATTCGCAAGGCACCATCAGTAATGGTGAAGCCCCAGTAAGCTAATGTCACCAGCGCATAGTTCTTGAAATTGGCACTGGAAGCTGTAGTAGAATCCATGACTGCATAAGGAAGGAATAAGGGGATAATCTAATACTTAGGAATGAGAATTAAATAACTTGCGTCGGTTGGGTAGCGGATGCGCCCCGGTCGGGAAACCTGACCATGGCAGCGATTTGCACGCGCACTTGTTTCTTGACGGTTAGGCAAATTAAGATAGCGCACCAAGCAGAGTAGAGCCAAACCCACAGCTCTAGAGATGTTGGGCTTCGCTTCGCTTTACTCAACCTAAATGATTCTAATCCATACTCAGAGCCACCTTCCGGGCGAGTTCGACCATCCGGTTGGCATAGCCCCACTCATTGTCATACCAAGCTAAGATTTTCACTTGAGTCTCATTGATTACCATCGTCGAGAGCGCATCGATAATCCCAGAGCGAGGGTCGTCTTTATAATCGATCGAGACTAAAGGGCGTTCCTCATAGCCTAAAATACCTTGGAGCGGTTCCTGTTCGGCAGCAGTTTTGAGTAGTTGATTGACTTCGGCGATAGTGGTCGATCGCATGACTTCAAATACACAATCTGTGAGCGAAGCGTTGAGTAAAGGCACACGCACCGCTAGACCATTGAGTTTGCCATTCAGTTCGGGATAAATTAAGCCGATCGCGGTTGCCGATCCGGTAGAGGTGGGAATCAAGGATAAACTGGTAGCTCTAGCCCGACGCAAATCTTTATGGGGCGCATCGACGATCGTTTGTGTATTGGTATTGTCATGGATAGTAGTAATTACTCCATGCTTAATCCCCAAACCTTCATGAATTACCTTGACGACTGGAGCCAAGCAATTAGTAGTACAAGAAGCGGCTGTTAGCAGATGATGTTTATCCGGCTCGTAAAGCCCATCATTGACTCCCATGACGATATTCAGGGCTTCTTGCTTCACCGGAGCAGCTACAATTACCTTCCGGACACCACCCTTAAAATAAGGATCGAGAGTTGCGGGAGTTCTAAATTTACCAGAGCATTCTAGTACTAGATCGACACCCAAATCTTGCCAAGGAACATCTCCAGGTTGAGCATGTTCGCTAAAAGTTAGGGGTTTAGCGTCAATCAAGACTTTCCCGTTCTCAGCCTCTACGTCTGGTGCCCAACGTCCGTGGACAGAATCAAACTTGAGTAAGTGCGCAGCAGCTTCAGCTCCACCTTTGACCTCATTAATATGCACGAATTCTATTTCTGGCCACTCCCACGCTGCCCGCAAATCTAGCCGTCCAATCCGTCCAAATCCATTGATACCTACCCGTACTGTCATTTAGTTTTCCTCTCTCGAAATTCTAATTTTTAAATACTTATATTCATATCAATATATATTGACAATCATCGATATAATATCAACTCACATCGATTTATGTCAATATAGAAATTATGAAATCTTTAAAAACGCCGCCAATTTTTTGTTGTCCACCTTTGTTAGCAGGTCGTCTAACCGAAACAGAAGCAGCTAGTGCCGCAGTTTTGTTTCGAGTATTAGGCGAACCAGCACGGCTTCAGTTGTTGAGTTTAATTGCTGCCCAGCCAAGTGGAGAGGTGTGTGCTTGCGAATTGGTAGAATCCCTCGGACTGTCGCAGCCCACAGTCAGCCATCACCTCAAAGTCATGTATGAAGCAGGTTTATTACAAAAAGAGCGGCGCGGCACCTGGATCTACTATCGAATCGTCCAATCACAATTAGTATCCTTGCGATCGGTACTGACTTAGAGATCTGGGAAATTTGGAAGTTTATTTAACTTTATTGAGTTCCGCTTTTGCTTTAGCTACTAAAGCATCATCTAGGGGTGGATAGCCCAGATCGTTGGCTGAAGCCTTCCCTGTCGTCAATGCCCACTCAACCGCTGCTTTTAATGCTGTTGTCTTGGTGGTATCTTTAGGCTGTGGGTATACTGTCTCTAGAATTAAGGATTGCAACCAGTTTCCGTCGCGCGGCATCGTCGCGCCAAGATTGCCCACTGCGCCTAGAGAGAGTCGCAAGAGCAGAGAAGCCGCGATCGCGCCTAGTACTTGTGCCAAAACACAGGGCAACACTAAATTACGCCGAAAAAAACCACTGCGCCAAAAAGCTAAAGTCACTGCTGGATTGAAATGTGCGCCGCTAATATGACCAAGGCTATAGATTAACGCCGTTACCACCGCGCCAAACACAATGCTGATGCCCAGATGGGTAACGGCACCATTGCTGAGTTTATCGACCATCACGGCTCCCGTGCCAGCAAATATCAACACGAAGGTGCCAATGAATTCTGCTAACAATTCACGAGAGTGCTGCATAGGTATATCGACGTATATCGATATTGACGGACAACGGTATTTTATCAACCTATATCGATTTGTGTCAATATAGATTTTATCAGAGGGGGTCGCTCGCCATCTAAGTTTGCACAGTAAATTGGTCGGGGTGTATTCCCCAATTTATCCACACGATCGCATCTTGTGCGCTAGTCATTTGCGGGGGTACACGCAGAATATGAATACTGCCTGTAGAGGGACAAGTCATTTTAAGTAATAGCATTGGCTCCGATACAGTTTGGCGTAAAGTTCGATCGTAGAATCTTTCTATATCACCAATCTTTAGTAATGTATATTCCCGCCATCGATCGATTTCGATTGCACCTAATTCCTGACAAATTTTCTCGTAACCTACCTGCTGAATCAGTACGCGCTTGATTTCCGCATTATTTTCCTCTAAGAGCCATTCAGGTTTCCAATCACTAACTTTTGTCCAGTAGCGACGGGGGAGAAAGACCCGTAACCAATGTACAGTTAGATTTGGTATAGTTTGGAGCACAGACAAGTCGGTTAGATCGGTTAATGGATTTTTTGTTAGATTAAGTGTCTTTAAGTTAGTAATATTT harbors:
- a CDS encoding peroxiredoxin, whose protein sequence is MSRRYFLTNLLAVCVSAILLWGNLVPAAQAMGGKLPTINQPAPTFTLPTNTGAGKVALSDYAGKWLVLYFYPKDFTSGCTLEARKFQQDLPKYQQHQTEIVGVSADSIDSHAEFCDSEGLKFPLLADTDGQVSKAYGSWMGIYSMRHSFIIDPQGILRATFTDVNPIAHSREVLTELDRLQAAKT
- a CDS encoding N-acetylmuramoyl-L-alanine amidase, coding for MGRIFICAIYGGYEGAANDPETSGTAPNEAREMVFLRDLIVPELRNRNFEVVAVPDFERPALSIDWIDRRAKPGDIALGIHADAYAHSQTTGVSTFYIAKNGERKNHAQMLLLAFSSRVPDLPSRGAKPDTVTGTGSLAFCRRLSIPSLLMEIGFKIDTEDRERTKAYRREIALGISDGLVTWSRDVQMQATSNDRTVPVHLKVNNEPYPEWGISIDGNVFIPIDLADRLGVNLALNPQMRRIRYRGIVYLKAIELRDLNISIVSEIGRTYNIRSQHSFNADEFDRIMRAGHTTATHLNDFIAANNPEALVEFPKLAETYVEEAKAEGVNYDLAFAQMCLETRFLTFGGAILPEFNNFASLGDRQAEWAKFTNLRLGVRAHIQQLKAYASNDLLVQECVAPRFELVKRGVAPTMRQLNGRWSADGQYTIKIAAILRRLYETAGIF
- a CDS encoding HhoA/HhoB/HtrA family serine endopeptidase, giving the protein MSENQEKLPIQDRSPDQAPLDNRIAPAKSTAVNRLRQGSKYVSLLLLSTVASCSFGYLAAKEQLPTSIESPAVANSPVASSGSILATANNSFITQVVDKAGPAVVRINASTTVNTRSATDGSDDPLFRRFFGNGSTSPNRSTEREIRQGTGSGFVIDNNGRIITNAHVVSGASRVTVTLRDGRTIPGRVRGLDLVTDVAVIEVDQKNLPSIPLGNSDLIKSGEWAIAIGNPLGLDNTVTAGIISGTGRTSAEIGARDKRVNYIQTDAAINPGNSGGPLLNAAGQVIGVNTAILRGTQGLGFAIPINTAQRIASQLIANGKVEHPFLGIQMIDLNAQLKEDINSDPNANIKLDVEQGSLIARVVRNSPAASAGIRSGDVIQSVNGKPVQNSNQVQQAIEKTKIGSSFPVQVRRNGQTITLNVTPVAAPPITSAQE
- a CDS encoding NADAR family protein: MTIYFYSDREQPYGCFSNFSRHGFVMDKLWWTTTEHYFQAQKFIGTPYLEQIRSVNTPKDAAIIGRKRSLPLRSDWEQVKDEIMYRAVLCKFQIHLDIREILLATGDEPIVENAPNDYYWGCGKDGTGKNQLGLTLMRVRAMLSI
- a CDS encoding TspO/MBR family protein, with translation MIKSWLVIGVVAILVAFGLGRLNTPEGYRWFNRQRRPHWLTFEGLIPVIWTVILICGVWSAYNAWEAAASPPWGLMALYLLLEVAIMLYTPSMFWFKNLRAGTIVGAAGWVLGVILAILVYPVSTMATVLLIPYLLWSPIGTYVTWVMEGLN
- a CDS encoding DUF4079 domain-containing protein, whose product is MGEQLSQLLEPIASQFRALSLPEPLTHWGHPFFMSIVMFAMGGYGAYAGWKGRILTASEPQAAIESKTEHRKIMPVMFAFMAIGATGGVLSLVIQKHAVMSSPHFWTATVLLTFLTVNALIAGTGFGDNKPEFRKFHAYFGSTILILMVVHALMGLKLGLSI
- a CDS encoding dual specificity protein phosphatase family protein, whose product is MEQQSTEPIVKNLWWVIPGKLAGVRKPTAAELRELQASGIGAIVSVMHDKSNLELYDRENIPYLWLPIQIASSPSRSQVAELIDFVARYHRQGVGTAVHCTGGLHRTGTMLAAYLILNGSSDEDAIQTIETANSQALLELAQKVFLHSLAAENSNS
- a CDS encoding PstS family phosphate ABC transporter substrate-binding protein; this encodes MNATVNRFLVVLGTIVLVVSSLATANTSAQHQMAQGTAGDAGKTTTPAIRIDGSSTVYPITQAIVKLFQADPSNKGQVEVKVSGTTGGFEKFCNGKTDISNASRPILLAEMETCKKNGVRYMEFPIAFDALTIAINPQNDWAKDITVAELKKLWEPAAQGKIMRWNQVRPSWPDRPLKLFGAGDKSGTFDYFTEAIVGKSKSSRKDYTPSEDDEALVEGISKDPNALGYFGYAYYQENQSKLKLLAVDNGKGAILPSTQTVEKNQYRPLSRPLFIYVNLRSSSNRQLLAKFVTLYINRVSRVADSVGYVPLPNAVRDINYVNFNRGKTGTVFSGKARIDSKISDLLPKKPAY
- the arsJ gene encoding organoarsenical effux MFS transporter ArsJ, translating into MDSTTASSANFKNYALVTLAYWGFTITDGALRMLVLLYFYNIGYTPIQIASLFLFYEVFGVVTNFLGGWIGSQFGLKVTLYTGIGLQVISLVILSFLNPSWSLWIAVPYVMVAQAFSGIAKDLTKMSSKSAIRLVVPQDAQSSLFKWVAVLTGSKNALKGAGFFVGGALLTAVGFIHALWIMAGGLAVIMFSGLLLPKGIGKIKKKVKFSQLFSKSREINILSAARFFLFGSRDVWFVVGLPVFLRGQLGWSFAQVGGFLACWVIGYGIIQFSAPALLKRFGSGQPPGSKTIQFWTFTLVGVPVAIAIALQLNVPPNLAIVGGLCIFGVVFAFNSAVHSYLVLAFTDDDKVALNVGFYYMANSGGRLAGTVLSGLVYQFYGLVGCLWTSAFFVLSAALVTLKLPDPQPSKAIAWKAGDGD
- a CDS encoding ArsJ-associated glyceraldehyde-3-phosphate dehydrogenase — translated: MTVRVGINGFGRIGRLDLRAAWEWPEIEFVHINEVKGGAEAAAHLLKFDSVHGRWAPDVEAENGKVLIDAKPLTFSEHAQPGDVPWQDLGVDLVLECSGKFRTPATLDPYFKGGVRKVIVAAPVKQEALNIVMGVNDGLYEPDKHHLLTAASCTTNCLAPVVKVIHEGLGIKHGVITTIHDNTNTQTIVDAPHKDLRRARATSLSLIPTSTGSATAIGLIYPELNGKLNGLAVRVPLLNASLTDCVFEVMRSTTIAEVNQLLKTAAEQEPLQGILGYEERPLVSIDYKDDPRSGIIDALSTMVINETQVKILAWYDNEWGYANRMVELARKVALSMD
- a CDS encoding ArsR/SmtB family transcription factor, with the protein product MKSLKTPPIFCCPPLLAGRLTETEAASAAVLFRVLGEPARLQLLSLIAAQPSGEVCACELVESLGLSQPTVSHHLKVMYEAGLLQKERRGTWIYYRIVQSQLVSLRSVLT